CAATCGCGTTGAGCGACTCGGCGACGGGCGATATCGTGTTGGTGTCGACCGGACGTCTGCGAAGACGGCGCGCATGCGTGTAACAATGGGGGATGCGGAACTCGCCAAGTGGTCAGAGGGAAAAATTCGTAGGCCACACTTGTTACAAAGAGGTTTGCGACTGATGACGGTGGGCAATCGAAAAGTCGACTTTCGCGTTGTCGTTCATCGTGATGTCCGAGGAGACTGGCAGCTCGTGGGGATCGTGCCGAAGATGGCCGCTGCGGATGGGGTCGTGACGAATATCATCGCAGGTGGTCAGCGGATCGACTTGGAAGCTCTTGTTGCGGCTGCGAGAACGGAGAACAAGGAAATTCCCGTCGCGCTCCTGGACCAAAAATCAAAAGACATTGCGAAGCAATTGTCGAATCGGTACCCTACTGTAGGACTCGTCGGATTTGATATGGCAGTTGAAGAGAACGGAAAAGTATCGATGATTGAAATGAATCCGAAGCCCGCAAGGTCGCTTTTGAGCGTTCCGATGTTGGAGCAGCTGGCCATTCATACGGTGGGGTTTGCTGTGTTTCTCGCGCGTAAACGTCGCAAGGCAGGTGCCGTGCTAGCGGGTTTTGAAACGAGTCAATCGATCCCGCTGCTTGATCATGACGCCTAGTCTTTCGATCTCAACGAGTGGAAAGCACAGCGAAATACAAACGTTTAACGCGGGACCGGTCCAGCCTTGCCAGGCGTCGTCAACCTGGTCCCGATTTTGTTTACGAAACATGTCGAGTTTGCCCGAACGTCGGTAACGATTACAATGAAAGAATAAGAGGAGACAAAAAGACAACAGCACCATTCGGATTTATAAATGAAGTGAACGGTTATCTTTGAAGGGACGATGGCATGTACACGCCAAAACGAACCAAACGCAAGCGGAAACAGGTGCTCAGGCGTTTCGCCAAATGGCGAGTTTGCATGACGCTTCTGCTAACCTGTTTTGGAACGTTACTCACCTGTCCGCATCAGGCTTATGCTGCGGCGGTGGACAAGCCAACTATGTGGATGGGCGCCACCGTGGGCTACGGTGGTTACTATAAAAAAGAAGATTGGGTTCCCGTGTCACTGACAATTCATCACGTGGGCCCCGAAAAGAATGGCCAACTTGTGGTGCGAGTGAATCAACCTCTCTTGGCAAATCGTCGGCTCTCCGGATCGCTTCAGTGGCCAGTTCAATTACCGACGGATGGCTGGTCACAGGTACAGATTACGCTCCCAGGTGGTGTCCTGGACGAGGGAGCGACCGTGACCTGTGTGGCCAACGGCAAACCGCTCTACACGGCTGATCTCACAGGTAATGCCGTTTCCCATGTCGCCTTAGTCGCCGTGTTGGCGAAAAATAACCAGGCCACACAGTTTCTTGCGGGTGCGAGTACGAGCTCGAATCCCGTCTTGCCTGTAGCCGTCAACCCAGATGGGTTTCCCACTTCGGCCAATGTGTTGGACAGTTTGACAGCGGTTGTGACCCCTGTTTCGACCTTGGAACAGTTGTCTACAGCACAGCAACAAGCTCTCCAAGACTGGGTGAAGTTTGGCGGTTTGCTCATTGTTTCGGGCACTGGGTACGGGACGAACATGTGGCGGTCTGTCTTGCCGCTCACGCCAGGGAATAGTCGAACGGTTGACCCGCATGCGCTGGCTGATTTCGCAAACAGTACCGGGGATTCGCTTGGGAAAGCACTTGTCGTTCAGGCTAGCGGGATCGACGGAACGGCGCGACTGTGGGCAGGAACGAATCAGACCCCCTTGCTTGCCAGTGTGTCCTTAGGACGAGGCCAAGTGTGGCAAACGGCGTTCTCGCCAATGGACCCGCTTCTCCTTGGCTGGAGCGGCGATCCGCTGATGTGGACGGCGCTCTTCCGTCACGGCACGGAGACTGCGACGTCGGCCATTCCGTTGTTGTTTGATGCGAATGGCGCCTTGAGCCTAGCTTCCGTCGGCGATGCGTTGGCACCGCTCCGGGTTCCGTCGCTGCCTGTGTTCGCCATTGTTTTTGCTATTTATATTGCCCTCATTGGACCCATTGCCTTTTTCGTTCTCAACAGGTTCAGACGGGCTCAATTGGCTTGGGTGTTGCTGCCTCTTGTGAGTGTGGTGACCACTGTGGGCATCTATGTCTTTGGTGGGGCTCAACGCCCGACTGGATTGCTCACAGATGGTGTGGGCGTGTTGGACCTCACAGGCGACGGTACAGCTCAGTCGTACGGTGTACAAGCATTCATGTCGCCTTATCCTGGTGGACTGGATTTTCAGATGCCGAAAGGAACGCTCGCCGTGCCGATGTCGGTGCAGGAAACGGTTCCTTCACGCGATGCAGTTGTTCAGTCTGGCGACACGACGAACATGTTGTTTCGCAATGTCGGTCGCTGGCATGTTCGTTACGTTTACGCTGCTGGGACGGATCGGAATACGGGTCAATTTGTCACGGAACTCACGAGTGCGTACGGTCTTCTGTTCGGTCATGTGGCGAATCAGACTCCGTACACGCTGGATCACGTGGCAATCGTCTGGGAAAATCACATGTACGAAATTGGGACACTGAAACCGGGACAAGTCTATGAGTTGAATCCGACGCAAGTGACAGACACAACGGAATGGCTGTCGGACTACGGTACGTACAACCGGAATTTGACGCATGGCATTGGACGATCGCTCGGTGCCTACTTACCGCAGTTTGTCTCGTCATCGACGTCAGACAACTCGGTGGCGCCGCAGGCGATGATCATCGGAACGACAACTGAACGAACGTCGGAACTCCCGAAACCGGTTCATGAACAAGACGTCACAAGCGATAAGACGATTGTGCTTGTACGTCAGTACGCTGATGTTAATCCAGGAATTGGAGATGCATTGCAGTGATCCTCACGCAGAACATGACCAAGAAGTACGGAAAAATGGTCGCTGTAAACGAAATGAATCTATCTGTTCAACGCCAGACAGTGTTCGGACTCGTTGGCGAAAATGGGGCTGGGAAGACGACGGCCTTGTCGATCTTGGCGACGCTGTCCACGCCCACAAGCGGATACGCTTACATCAACGGCTATGAAGTCAGCCGCCATCCGCGTGATGTCCGCCGCTCCATCGGCTACATGCCAGACTCCTTTGGCGTTTACGATGATTTGACCGTCATGGAGTATTTGCGTTTCTTTGCGGATTGTTATGACGTGGATCGGCGCGTCGTCAAGAGCCGCGCAGATGACTTGCTGGAACGAGTCAATTTGACGGATAAACGAGACACGTACGTCAACGCGTTGTCACGCGGGATGCAGCAACGTCTGGAAATCGCTCGGTGTCTCATGCACGACCCCGACGTGCTCATTTTGGACGAGCCTGCATCGGGGCTCGACCCGCGATCCCGCCTCGAAATGCGCGGTGTTCTTCACGGTCTGCGCGATCTCGGCAAAACCATTCTCATCAGCACCCACATTCTTCACGAATTGGCTGAGGTGGCGGACGAGATCGGCATCCTGCGGGGCGGCGAGTTGGTCGCTGTCGCGGCCATTCAAGTGATGCTTCAACACTCAAGTGCTTATCGGACCATCGAGTTCAACACAAATGATCCGGATGATTTGGTGGAACGGGTCTTGGCGGGGGATCGACAAGTGTTACAAGTGGAGCG
This is a stretch of genomic DNA from Alicyclobacillus dauci. It encodes these proteins:
- a CDS encoding YheC/YheD family endospore coat-associated protein, which gives rise to METPSTYIGVATTVVPKLKQTKQGKWKRPAMQYVRLAEVARKRYNAMVYLFHPHRVDWSRGRVEAWLPESLDHPRQNWVKRTVPLPDVIYENVFVHLAIKGYTASLRQEAQKRRIPLFNPVLPGKWRMVELLKQSGMMSYSPETERLRSPSQLRRRLGQWGIAFVKPVGGYGGMDVNRVERLGDGRYRVGVDRTSAKTARMRVTMGDAELAKWSEGKIRRPHLLQRGLRLMTVGNRKVDFRVVVHRDVRGDWQLVGIVPKMAAADGVVTNIIAGGQRIDLEALVAAARTENKEIPVALLDQKSKDIAKQLSNRYPTVGLVGFDMAVEENGKVSMIEMNPKPARSLLSVPMLEQLAIHTVGFAVFLARKRRKAGAVLAGFETSQSIPLLDHDA
- a CDS encoding ABC transporter ATP-binding protein, encoding MTKKYGKMVAVNEMNLSVQRQTVFGLVGENGAGKTTALSILATLSTPTSGYAYINGYEVSRHPRDVRRSIGYMPDSFGVYDDLTVMEYLRFFADCYDVDRRVVKSRADDLLERVNLTDKRDTYVNALSRGMQQRLEIARCLMHDPDVLILDEPASGLDPRSRLEMRGVLHGLRDLGKTILISTHILHELAEVADEIGILRGGELVAVAAIQVMLQHSSAYRTIEFNTNDPDDLVERVLAGDRQVLQVERIASGWEILYGGTQGQQATLLTRMIEAGITLTQFAERPTDIEQLFLRLSRVQEGK